Proteins encoded together in one Scheffersomyces stipitis CBS 6054 chromosome 5, complete sequence window:
- a CDS encoding predicted protein, whose product DSTWTIGGARWAFFAIPFVIILVGIFGTLRANKKRFQSGAKPIYGTRWMTPPSYRQSQTQYDQPVNIRDADLPSTYVPAYTAEANEYDMGHYDQAGKFHSNPNARAALMAPPPSAHQRQNSAHGDAIPISSTVPAAALTDEDGDISRPEGPPP is encoded by the coding sequence GATTCTACATGGACTATTGGTGGAGCTAGATGGGCATTTTTCGCTATTCCCTTCGTTATTATTCTAGTAGGCATATTTGGAACCTTGCGAGCtaacaagaaaagatttCAGCTGGGAGCCAAACCTATCTATGGGACAAGATGGATGACTCCTCCGTCATACAGACAGTCACAAACACAATATGACCAACCTGTAAATATTAGAGATGCAGATCTTCCTAGTACCTACGTCCCAGCCTACACGGCTGAGGCCAATGAATACGATATGGGACATTACGACCAAGCAGGCAAATTCCACTCTAATCCAAACGCGAGGGCCGCTCTAATGGCACCACCACCAAGTGCTCATCAAAGACAGAATTCGGCACATGGTGATGCAATTCCAATCAGTTCTACGGTGCCGGCTGCGGCATTAACAGATGAGGATGGCGATATTTCCAGACCAGAGGGTCCTCCTCCA